The sequence TTCGGAATCTCGATCCCTTTGCCGGGTTAATCGCTTCTTTTTCGTGTCACCGACCGGGAAATCTAAAAGAGCCGTGAAAAACCTAAAACGCGTTAAGGTAAAGTTCCGGAACATCACCACGGTTCTCGATCCATCCCCCGGGTCTCGCGACACAAATCGGTAACCCCGCCCCGGTGGCCCGCCCAGCCAGCCCCGTCTCAATTTTTCTCCAACGAGCGCCTCGGGCGCTTGAGACGGGGTGATCCCCAGTGGGCATCTTTTCCCCCCCCTATCTTTATATATCCCTGGTCGTGATTCTGGTCCTCGGCGCGGGGCTGGGCTATTGGCTGCGCCGCATTTTCGCCAAACGTCGGCTGGCCTCCGCCGAGGAGACCGCCGAGAAGCTCCTGGTGGACGCCCGCAACGAGGCCAAGTCCATCGTCCGGGAGGCCAAGCTCGAGGCCCGGGACGAGGCCTCGGCCATCAAGCTCCAGTTCGATAAGCAGGCCGACGAGCGGCGGGGTGAGCTCCAGCGCATCGAGAAGTGGCTCTCCTCCAAGGAGGGCCAGCTCGAGAAACGCGAGTCCGAGCTCGACGAACGCCTGGAAGAGGTGAAGGCCAAGGGGAAGAAGCTCGAGGAGCTCGAGGCCACCCTGACCACCCGGGAGGGGCATCTGGTCAAGCTCATTGACGAGCAGATGCGCCTTCTGGAGCACCTGAGCGGGATAACGGCCGAGGAGGCCAAGGCGCTCCTTTTGGAGGACCTGCGCGCCGAGGTGGAGCACGAGTCGGTGAGGCTCTTGAAGGAGATGCGCGAGGAGGCCCAGGCCCGGGCCGAGGACGAGGCCCGTAAAATCATCACCAACGCCGTCCAGCGCATCGCCAGTGATCAGGTGTCCGAAATCACGGTCAGCGTGGTCCAGCTCCCCTCCGACGAGATGAAGGGGAGGGTCATCGGGCGCGAGGGTCGCAATATCCGGGCCTTCGAGATGGCCACCGGCGTGGACGTGGTCGTGGACGACACCCCCGAGGCGGTGATCCTCTCCGGCTTCGATCCGGTGAAGCGCGAGATAGCCCGGCAGACGATGGAGAAACTGATCCAGGACGGCCGCATCCACCCGGGGCGCATCGAGGACATCGTCGCCAAAGTATCGGCGAAGATGAAGACCACCCTCCGGGAGGCGGGCGAGCAGGCGGCCCTGGACACCCACGTGCAGGGGCTGCACCCCGAGGTGGTGAACCTCCTCGGCCGGCTCCGCTACCGGACGAGCTTCGGCCAGAACGTCCTGCAGCATTCCCTGGAGGTCTCGTATCTCGCCGGGATGATGGCGGCGGAGCTGGGTCTCGATGAGAAGCTGGCCCGGCGCGCGGGTTTGTTGCACGACCTCGGCAAGGCCGTGGACCACGAGATTGAGGGGACGCACGCCCAGATCGGGGCCGACCTGACCCGCCGCTACAACGAAAAGCCGCCCATCATCAACGCCGTCGAGGCGCATCACGACGCCGTCGAGCCCGCCACTCCCGAGGCGGTGCTGGTGATGGCCGCCGACGCCCTCTCGGCCGCCCGGCCCGGCGCCCGCCGCGAGACCCTCGACCTCTACATCAAGCGGCTCGCCAAGCTCGAGGAAATCGCCGACTCCTTCCCCGGCGTCGAGCGCTCCTACGCCATCCAGGCCGGGAGGGAGATAAGAATCATCGTGAACCCCGAGGCCTCGGACGACCGCCAGGCCGAAGAAATTTCCCACCTGGTGGCCCGCCGCGTCGAGAAGGAAATGGAGTACCCCGGCAAGATCAAGGTGACGGTCATCCGGGAGCGCCGGGCGACCGACTACGCCTCGTAAGGCGAACCATTCAGGACCCAGAGGGTGAAGCCCGGGAACTCGCTTCGGCTGATTCTGGCCAACCTCCGCCGTCAT is a genomic window of bacterium containing:
- the rny gene encoding ribonuclease Y; translation: MFSPPYLYISLVVILVLGAGLGYWLRRIFAKRRLASAEETAEKLLVDARNEAKSIVREAKLEARDEASAIKLQFDKQADERRGELQRIEKWLSSKEGQLEKRESELDERLEEVKAKGKKLEELEATLTTREGHLVKLIDEQMRLLEHLSGITAEEAKALLLEDLRAEVEHESVRLLKEMREEAQARAEDEARKIITNAVQRIASDQVSEITVSVVQLPSDEMKGRVIGREGRNIRAFEMATGVDVVVDDTPEAVILSGFDPVKREIARQTMEKLIQDGRIHPGRIEDIVAKVSAKMKTTLREAGEQAALDTHVQGLHPEVVNLLGRLRYRTSFGQNVLQHSLEVSYLAGMMAAELGLDEKLARRAGLLHDLGKAVDHEIEGTHAQIGADLTRRYNEKPPIINAVEAHHDAVEPATPEAVLVMAADALSAARPGARRETLDLYIKRLAKLEEIADSFPGVERSYAIQAGREIRIIVNPEASDDRQAEEISHLVARRVEKEMEYPGKIKVTVIRERRATDYAS